In Pseudobdellovibrio exovorus JSS, the genomic stretch TTCCAACTGAATTTTCACGATGTGAATCATATTATCTTTTTCTAACGAGTTGAACTCGATGATGTCATCCACACGATTTAAAAACTCAGGTCTGAAAAACTGTCTAAGCGCCGCTTGGATCGCATCGTGGCCTTGGCCAGCTCCTAAATTAGATGTCATCACGATGATACAGTTTTTAAAATCCACAGTACGCCCTTGGCTATCCGTCAGACGTCCTTCATCTAAAAGCTGCAACAGTACATTGAACACATCTGAGTGTGCTTTTTCAATTTCATCAAAAAGAACAACTGAGTATGGCTTACGTCGGACCGCTTCCGTCAACTGTCCACCATCTTCAAAGCCCACATAGCCCGGAGGCGCTCCGATCAAACGTGATACAGAGTGTTTTTCCATGTACTCACTCATATCAATACGCACAATGGATTGAGGGTCATCAAACAGAAAGTCCGCCAAAGCTTTTACAGTTTCTGTTTTACCTACGCCCGTTGGGCCTACAAATATAAAGCTACCCATCGGACGATTAGGGTCCGAGATTTCAGCACGTGAGCGTCGAATAGCATCAGAAATCACTTCCAACGCACGATCCTGCCCAATGACACGTTTTTTAAGTTCCTCTTCCATGCGCAGAAGCTTTTGCGATTCGCTTTCTAACATTTTTGAAATCGGAATCTTAGTCCATTTAGAAATCACTTCCGCAATATCTTCGGCATCTACTTTTTCTTTCAGAATAGCTGATTGATTGCCTTTGATTTTTTCTTCTAGAGATTTCAATTTCTTTTCTAGCTCTGGAAGCTCTCCGTATTTTAATTGTGCTGCTTTTTCAAATTGCGCCTCGCGCTCTGCTTTTTCAATCGCCGAACGGACTGACTCGATATCTGCCTTTGTTTTTTTAACATTGTCGATTTGTGAGCGTTCGAGCTGCCACTGTTCTTTTTGAACCTGCAACTCTTTTGTCAGTTCAGACAATTCAGCCTCAATTTTAGAACGACGATCATTTGACTGAGCGTCTGTTTCTTTTTTCAAAGCTTCCAATTCAATTTTCAAACTTAGAATCTTACGTTCGATCTCGTCTACAGCTTCTGGTACACTGCGATTTTCAATCGCTAACTTACTTGCTGCTTCGTCAATTAAGTCGATCGCTTTATCCGGCAAGAATCTGTTTGTGATATAGCGATGCGATAACTTCGCAGCGGCCACCAGCGCGGGGTCCGTGATCTGTACACCATGATGCACTTCATATTTTTCCTTAAGACCGCGTAGAATGGTAATCGTTTCGTCCACACTTGGCTCTTCCACCAACACTGTTTGGAATCGACGTTCTAAGGCCGCATCTTTTTCGATATGCTGACGGTACTCATCTAAGGTCGTCGCACCGATACAGCGCAGTTCGCCGCGCGCCAAAGCTGGCTTAAGTAACTGCCCAGCATCCATGGCGCCTTCGCCTTTGCCGGCACCAACCAGTGTGTGCAATTCATCAATGAACAAAATAATTTGTCCTGAACTTTCAACCACTTCTTTAATAACCGCTTTCAAACGATCTTCGAACTCACCGCGATATTTTGCGCCTGCGATCAAAGAACCCATATCTAGCGACATCAATTTTTTTCCTAAAAGATTTTCTGGCACGTCTTTTTTTATAATACGTAAAGCAAGGCCCTCAGCGATGGCTGTCTTACCAACACCCGGTTCCCCGATAAGAACTGGATTATTTTTTGTACGACGAGACAACACCTGAACCACACGACGAATCTCTTCATCGCGTCCCACAACGGGGTCCAGCTTTCCTGTCTGAGCTAGTTCAGTTAGATCTCGCGCATACTTTTTAAGAACTTCGTATTGATTTTCTGGTGTATCGTCTGTCACTTTTTTATTTCCTTTAATTTTTTTAAGAGCTTCTTGGATACCTTTTAAATCAATCTTAGCTTCACGAAAAATTGACTTAAGATCCGAGTCACTCGACTTCAGCATCGCTAAGAAAAAATGCTCTGTGGAAATCAACTCATCTTGATTTTCACGGGCTTCTTGCTCGGCCGCTTGAAATATTTTTTGAAGTCTATTACTGGCATAGACTTGTTGCGGAGCCTGCCCTAACTTAGGCAGCTTCGCTACATAACGCTCTAACAAAGGCAGTACAGCCTTCGGTTTGATTTCAATTTCTTCTAATAAGCGAGGCACTAACCCACCGTCTTGTTCGACGATCTCCACCAGTAAATGCTCTGGCTCCACAACACTATTGCGAGCTGTTTCAGCTGCCTGTGCCGCGGCCTGCATCGCCTCTTGGCTTTTACGGGTCATTTTCTGCATATCCTGACTCATGCGGTAGTTTCTCCTACAACTAAAGATGAGTTATGTGTATGATTTGTCAATGCAATCTCGGGCAGAAAAAAGAACAAAAGCTTCAAAACGAATAGGTTCATCTATACGAAAAGATGCTATTCATCCAGCGGACTACAACCGCTACAAGCTTCCTTATGCCTGTGAGGACTGTTCGCATTTTAAGTCTGAAAATGAAAGTTGCACTCTGGGAATGCCCACTGAGCAACACCTTCGCAGAAATCAAAAAAGATCTTACGAACTCTCGGGAAAAGTCGCTCTTTGCCGTCTGCAAGAGATTGATTAAATCTTACTAGCTCTTCTGATAACCCCGACTCGACGGACGAATTAAGACGTGACCTGCGTCTTGAAAACCACGACTGAAGCATGATCTAGAACTGCATTTTCCCTCTGAAAACACCCATTTTCTATCCTTGTGTCCTGTCAAGCTATTCAAGGAAATCCCGAATAGTCAGCATAAGAATAACTCGAGGCAGGAAGTCTCATGGGCCAAGGTGCCCAAACTCATTGAAAGGAGACCTCAAGGAAGATTTTAAGGAAGATTAAAAATTATTACGGAAGAATTTTTAAGGTTTAAAAAAACAGGATCGGCTAGGATGCCGTGGATAACTCAAGGAGGATATGAAATGAAACAATTAATTACATAATTTAATAAAATGGAGTTTTACAATGGGAATGAGAATTACAACTAACGTAGCAGCTTTAAATTCACAAAGACAACTAGTTAACAGCAATCGCGCTATACAAAATTCAATGGCTCAACTTGCGAGTGGATCACGTATCAATCGTTCATCTGATGACGCAGCAGGATTGGCTATCTCTGAAAACATGAAATCACAAATTAGATCAGCAGTACAAGCAAGACGTAATGCTAACGATGGTATCTCTTTAGTTCAAACCGCTGAAGGTTCATTACAAGAGTTATCTAACATCACGACTCGTTTACGTGAACTAGGTATCCAAGCCGCTTCTGATACTATTGGTGACAGAGAAAGAGGATTCATTAATCTGGAAGTTCAACAGTTGAAAAATGAAATCCAACGTATCTCTCAAACAGCTAACTGGAATGACAATAAACTTTTAGATGGTTCATCACCAGTATTTGATTTCCAAGTAGGTTTAGGATCAACAGAAAACGACGTCATTTCGTTTGATGCTAGCCACAATATCGCGACTTTAGCGTCTTTGGGTCTAACAGATTTAGATTTCGCATCTAAAGATGGGGCTCGTAATGGTTTAACTGCCCTAGATACAGCTCAAAACAACGTAAGCGGAATGAGAGCTAATCTTGGAGCATTGCAAAATCGTCTGACGTCTACAGTAGATACACTAGCTGTAACTGAAGAGAACTTAGCTGCTGCTAACTCACGTATCCGCGACACAGATATCGCTGCCGCTTCATCTGAAATGGCCCGCAACAATGTGTTGTTACAAGCTGGTACAGCAACTCTAGCTCAGGCCAACCAATCAACTCAGTTAGCTCTGAAATTGATCGGCTAATAGCTAATAACAAGTCAAGATTCAGTTAAAGATAGGCCCCGAACTCAGTTCGGGGCTTTTTTTCGCATAATGCCAATAGAAATCGAACAAAACAGTCCTCATCTTTTTTGAAATTATCTGTAAAGTCTTGGACTAGACTTGCCGACAATTTTAAAGCTCGCTACTCTGTTCAGGTTATCAACTAAAGAGGTAAAAATGGCTAAAAAAAAGAAAGCTCCAGCAAAGAAAAAGACTGTTAAAAAACCAAAAGCCGCAGCTAAAAAAACTGCGAAAAAACCGGTAAAAAAGGCAGCTCCTAAAAAAGCCTCTAAACCGAAAAAGAAAACTGCTACAAAAGCTAAAAAAGCTGCTCCCAAAAAAGCGGTTGCAAAGAAAATAGTAAAAAAAGCTACGAAAAAGCCGGTAAAAAAAGCCGCTCCGAAAAAGGCTGCTAAACCGAAAAAAGCTCCAGCAAAAGCTAAAAAAGTAAATCGCAAAGAAGCTGATGAAGTTAATACAGCAACAATGACTCAAACTTCTATGATTGAGGACATTTCCTCTGAGTTTGATGACGAAGCAGAACTAGATACACTAGTCGATATCGAAAGTGAAGATGCCCTAGCCGACGCTGAGCCTCTTGATGAAGACGATCTAGATGACGATGACGAAGACGACGATGAAGAAAAAGAAGCGGGCTTCGAAAGCCTAGAAGATGAAGACTCTTCTGACGATATGGAAGATGACATGGAAGATGATATGTCGTTGACTCGTTCAGATGAAGAAGACGATGAAGATGATGACGAAGGTTACTTCTAATTCAGAATTCTGTTTTTAGATAAAACAAAATAAAAAAGGAGTCTTACGACTCCTTTTTTATTTATTCTAAAATTTGCTACCTTGATCCGTCGACGTTTCCTTATTCAAAATAGCTTGTCCACCTTCCGTCAACGTGTCCTGATTGATGGTTTAAATCGAATATAAATTAATCTTTCATCGGTTTTGAATGAACCGCGTATTTTTCAAACTCACCATACTCATGTAATTTGTTGTACAACGTTTTAATCGTGATACCCAAACCTTGAGCTGCCTGTGTTTTATTTCCACCGTAATGAGCAAGAGCTTTTAGGATGTACTTTTTCTCTAAATCATATAAAGGTACTGATGGATCAAATTCCATGCTGTCTTCCATAACCTCTGGATTGCGAATGCCTTCTGGCAAATCGTTCACCATAATCATGTGACCTTCAGAAAGAATCTGTAAACGCTCGCAAGCATTTTGTAATTCACGGATATTTCCTGGCCATTCATACTTCACCATGATTTTCATCGCTTCTTCATCGATGCTTTTGCCACGATTCATAAATGAGTTACCAGAGCTTAAGAAGTAGTTCACTAATACTGGAATATCTTCTTTACGTCTTCTTAATGGTGGAGCGCTCACTACGATTGTATTAATACGATAGAATAAGTCTTCACGGAAATTTCCACGCATCACTTCTTGATCTAACTCGCGGTTTGTTGCACAAACAAGGCGAATATCTACTTTGATTGGATCTTTACCACCAACACGATAGATCTCACCTTCTTGGATAAATCTTAAAAGCTTCGCTTGGATCGCTAATGGCAACTCTCCGATTTCATCTAAGAATAAAGTTCCGCCGTTAGCTGCTTCAGCTAAACCGATTTTTCTGTTGTATGCACCAGTGAAAGAACCTTTTTCGTGACCGAATAACTCAGACTCTAATAGTGTTTCTCTTAAAGCGCCGCAGTTGATCGCTACGAAAGGTTTGTTGCGGCGGTTAGATTTGTCGTGGATAGCGCGAGCGATTAACTCTTTACCCGTTCCAGACTCACCCATAACCAATACACTGGCTTGAGATGGAGCCACACGCTCGATCATTTTCATTAACTGCATCATCACATCGGACTTATAGATAATCTGTTTAGTTTCAGTAACTTTTTGTTGAGCCACCCAACTAGATTGTGTTTGAGACTGTAGAAGTGAACTTGGTAAGTGCGGTAGTGAAGTTGCGTTTGATTCTGACATTTAATCCACCTTTCAGATGTTCCTATTTTGCGACTTTTTGCATCAATCTCATTTTGATACAACGCGTCATAAGGGCACTATAACTAAAGTCCTGTATTAATTGCAAGAAAAAAATTTCATTATGATATATTTTTTTCTGGCCTTTTAAGGGCTCACAGCCGCAGGCATAATATAGAGGATGGGCCAAAAGCTACAGGAAACAATAGATAACTATTTGAAATATCAAGAAAATATTGAATCTTGCTCACCTTTAACCCTGAAGGCCTACAGGTTAGATCTTAAGCAGATCTTTGATAAAAAACTAAATAATGTTTATGAGTATGCTCAAATTTATCCCCTAGCCAAAGAAAACCTCGGGATTTGGGGGCACCTGTGCCTCAGCAGTCGAAATCGCAAAATTGCCACTTTAAAAAGCTTCTTTGCATGGATGTTCAATCAAAGCCTCACCGAATCCAACCACTCCCACCAACTGGTCTGCCCTAAGGTTTCACGCAAGCTCCCCCACTTTCTATCTGTAGATGAGGTCCTCAGTGTGATGGGTTACTTAAATGGTCCCACACCTCAAGACACAAATGCCCTTTATTACAGACAGAAACAAAAGACATTGTTTTTACTTCTATATGGAGGAGGCCTTCGTATCAGTGAAGCCTGCAATGTAAAGTGGAAAGATATACACACAACGGAAAGACGAATTTTGATTCGGGGAAAAGGTAATAAAGAACGTTTTGCCGTTTTACCTGAATCCGCTATCGCGCAGCTTTCAGAGTTCAAGAAACTCAGTTCTACAAATTCGAGCTATGTTTTTGGAGATAAACCCTTAAACCCGCGAATTGGTTATAAACTCATACAGGAACTCGGTGTCGCCGCAGGGCTACTGACTCCACTGCATCCCCATGCCTTAAGACATAGTTTTGCCACACACCTCTTATCCAGTGGAACTAATTTAAGAACACTGCAAAAGCTCTTAGGACATGAAAGTCTACAGGCGACAGAGAAGTACACGCATTTAAGTATCGATCATTTAGCCCGTTTAGTAGATCAAACCCACCCGCTGGTGAAGCTTAAGCTCACCAGCTAGTCGTTTATTTTTTAATCTTCGCTTTTCTTGAATCTCATGTGATTTAGAACCAGATAAAACTGCGGAACAACAAACAGTGTGAAAATCGTCGATACGATCGTTCCCCCGATAATCACCAAACCCATCGGTTGGCGCGTTTCATGCCCCATACCACCACCGACAACCAGTGGGAATGCAGCAGCAACTGTCGCCACAGAGGTCATGAGGATCGGACGTAAACGCACTGGACACGCTTTTAATAAAGCTTCGCGATAGTCTAACTTGTCATGTTCACGAATTTGGGTGGTGAACTCTACCAACATAATAGAGTTCTTCTTCGCAATACCCATCAACACAATTAATCCAATGAAACTGAATAAGTTTAATGAGGAATTAAACATCCAAAGAATAATAATCGCTCCGGTCACCGAAAATGGTAAGGCCATCAAGACCGCAATCGGATCACGGAAAGAATTGAACTGTACCGCTAGAATCATATAAGCCACAACGATACCGATTAATAAGACTAAGTACATATTTTGGAAACTCGAGCTAAAGCCTGCCGCCGCACCTTCTAGATTAAATGTATAACCTTCAGGTAAAACCTTGGCCGCAATTTGATTCGCCTGCGCAAGCACCGTACTTTGCGATTGCCCTGGAGCTAAGTTTCCGTACACC encodes the following:
- the clpB gene encoding ATP-dependent chaperone ClpB, producing the protein MSQDMQKMTRKSQEAMQAAAQAAETARNSVVEPEHLLVEIVEQDGGLVPRLLEEIEIKPKAVLPLLERYVAKLPKLGQAPQQVYASNRLQKIFQAAEQEARENQDELISTEHFFLAMLKSSDSDLKSIFREAKIDLKGIQEALKKIKGNKKVTDDTPENQYEVLKKYARDLTELAQTGKLDPVVGRDEEIRRVVQVLSRRTKNNPVLIGEPGVGKTAIAEGLALRIIKKDVPENLLGKKLMSLDMGSLIAGAKYRGEFEDRLKAVIKEVVESSGQIILFIDELHTLVGAGKGEGAMDAGQLLKPALARGELRCIGATTLDEYRQHIEKDAALERRFQTVLVEEPSVDETITILRGLKEKYEVHHGVQITDPALVAAAKLSHRYITNRFLPDKAIDLIDEAASKLAIENRSVPEAVDEIERKILSLKIELEALKKETDAQSNDRRSKIEAELSELTKELQVQKEQWQLERSQIDNVKKTKADIESVRSAIEKAEREAQFEKAAQLKYGELPELEKKLKSLEEKIKGNQSAILKEKVDAEDIAEVISKWTKIPISKMLESESQKLLRMEEELKKRVIGQDRALEVISDAIRRSRAEISDPNRPMGSFIFVGPTGVGKTETVKALADFLFDDPQSIVRIDMSEYMEKHSVSRLIGAPPGYVGFEDGGQLTEAVRRKPYSVVLFDEIEKAHSDVFNVLLQLLDEGRLTDSQGRTVDFKNCIIVMTSNLGAGQGHDAIQAALRQFFRPEFLNRVDDIIEFNSLEKDNMIHIVKIQLEDVVKRLKEKQIELSFSDEVLNWLAAKGFDPQFGARPLKRLIQSEILNPLAKKLIAQEFKAQSKILVDYKNNELVFK
- a CDS encoding flagellin; translation: MGMRITTNVAALNSQRQLVNSNRAIQNSMAQLASGSRINRSSDDAAGLAISENMKSQIRSAVQARRNANDGISLVQTAEGSLQELSNITTRLRELGIQAASDTIGDRERGFINLEVQQLKNEIQRISQTANWNDNKLLDGSSPVFDFQVGLGSTENDVISFDASHNIATLASLGLTDLDFASKDGARNGLTALDTAQNNVSGMRANLGALQNRLTSTVDTLAVTEENLAAANSRIRDTDIAAASSEMARNNVLLQAGTATLAQANQSTQLALKLIG
- a CDS encoding sigma-54 interaction domain-containing protein, with product MSESNATSLPHLPSSLLQSQTQSSWVAQQKVTETKQIIYKSDVMMQLMKMIERVAPSQASVLVMGESGTGKELIARAIHDKSNRRNKPFVAINCGALRETLLESELFGHEKGSFTGAYNRKIGLAEAANGGTLFLDEIGELPLAIQAKLLRFIQEGEIYRVGGKDPIKVDIRLVCATNRELDQEVMRGNFREDLFYRINTIVVSAPPLRRRKEDIPVLVNYFLSSGNSFMNRGKSIDEEAMKIMVKYEWPGNIRELQNACERLQILSEGHMIMVNDLPEGIRNPEVMEDSMEFDPSVPLYDLEKKYILKALAHYGGNKTQAAQGLGITIKTLYNKLHEYGEFEKYAVHSKPMKD
- a CDS encoding tyrosine-type recombinase/integrase: MGQKLQETIDNYLKYQENIESCSPLTLKAYRLDLKQIFDKKLNNVYEYAQIYPLAKENLGIWGHLCLSSRNRKIATLKSFFAWMFNQSLTESNHSHQLVCPKVSRKLPHFLSVDEVLSVMGYLNGPTPQDTNALYYRQKQKTLFLLLYGGGLRISEACNVKWKDIHTTERRILIRGKGNKERFAVLPESAIAQLSEFKKLSSTNSSYVFGDKPLNPRIGYKLIQELGVAAGLLTPLHPHALRHSFATHLLSSGTNLRTLQKLLGHESLQATEKYTHLSIDHLARLVDQTHPLVKLKLTS